From a region of the Paraburkholderia hospita genome:
- a CDS encoding HipA domain-containing protein: MPHALHVTAHEGAVGRLDFDARQSLYRFAYDANWPGRRHAFPLSPHIPLSGDEPPGGTVHRFIANLLPEGRALDVASVVYQVSKDNTYGLIRMLGKEPVGALSFLATDDDGKPIHPEERPPARREISPDELSQRIRERDVIPFPVWDGKVRLSVAGYQDKLQVLLEGERIALADGPLSSTHILKPESRSPVTPCMVANEHYCMTLASRMGLLTAPVSIRRIPEPILLIGRFDRTVELDPSDGESVQAVRRRHVIDGCQALDLPVTFKYERNFGNTPDVRNIREGVSFERLFALQRHLDNPAAARTFMIRWALFQLLIGNSDAHGKNLSFFMHGGGLEPAPLYDLVSVNAYGERVEQDMAMGYGDAFRLEDITPFALADFARRTGTVPRFLGREMTRMAQAAKALAPELARSDVYVGDERALVHTISDFIAVQAERLLQFAPMVPQVDRKLL, encoded by the coding sequence ATGCCTCATGCCCTTCATGTGACGGCTCACGAAGGAGCAGTCGGCCGTCTGGACTTCGACGCGCGACAGAGCCTCTACCGCTTCGCGTATGACGCAAACTGGCCCGGACGCCGGCATGCGTTTCCGCTGTCTCCGCACATCCCTCTGTCAGGCGATGAACCGCCAGGCGGTACCGTGCATCGGTTTATCGCCAATCTGTTGCCGGAGGGGCGGGCGCTCGATGTCGCGTCGGTTGTCTATCAGGTGTCGAAAGACAACACGTATGGGCTTATCCGGATGCTCGGCAAGGAGCCCGTCGGCGCCTTGAGCTTTCTCGCCACGGACGATGACGGCAAGCCCATTCACCCGGAAGAACGGCCGCCCGCGCGCCGCGAAATTTCACCCGATGAACTGAGCCAGCGCATCCGCGAGCGCGACGTGATTCCGTTCCCTGTATGGGATGGCAAGGTTCGCCTGTCGGTGGCGGGTTATCAGGACAAGCTGCAAGTACTGCTGGAAGGCGAGCGCATCGCGCTTGCGGATGGGCCGCTCAGTTCGACGCACATTCTGAAACCGGAATCGCGCAGCCCCGTCACGCCGTGCATGGTCGCCAACGAGCACTACTGCATGACGCTGGCGTCCCGCATGGGCCTGCTCACCGCGCCAGTTTCGATCCGGCGCATTCCCGAGCCGATCCTGCTGATCGGGCGGTTCGACCGGACGGTCGAGCTGGACCCCTCGGATGGCGAGTCCGTTCAGGCCGTGCGGCGGCGGCATGTGATCGACGGTTGCCAGGCGCTGGATCTACCCGTCACGTTCAAATACGAGCGGAATTTCGGCAACACACCGGACGTGCGCAACATACGCGAGGGCGTGAGCTTCGAGAGGCTGTTTGCGCTTCAGCGGCATCTCGACAATCCCGCTGCCGCGCGCACCTTCATGATCCGGTGGGCGCTGTTTCAGCTGCTGATCGGCAACAGTGATGCGCATGGAAAAAACCTGTCGTTTTTCATGCACGGCGGCGGTCTCGAACCCGCGCCGCTTTACGACCTGGTGTCCGTCAATGCCTATGGCGAGCGCGTCGAACAGGACATGGCGATGGGCTATGGCGACGCCTTCCGGCTGGAGGACATCACGCCGTTCGCGCTGGCGGATTTCGCGCGGCGAACGGGCACGGTGCCACGCTTTCTCGGCCGCGAAATGACGCGTATGGCGCAGGCCGCGAAGGCGCTTGCGCCCGAACTGGCACGTTCGGACGTCTATGTCGGCGACGAGCGCGCGCTGGTGCACACGATATCGGACTTCATCGCCGTGCAGGCCGAACGCCTGCTGCAATTCGCGCCGATGGTCCCGCAGGTCGACCGCAAGCTGCTTTAG
- a CDS encoding helix-turn-helix domain-containing protein, translated as MAALGRLVRNRRAQSELRIDDAADMLGISKDVLSRLENGRSVSLDKVFKVLNGLGLNMLVFTNQETSAVLDYIEPFNAQAGATVTAPGSPSEAS; from the coding sequence ATGGCAGCCTTGGGCCGGCTCGTGCGCAACCGGCGTGCGCAAAGCGAGCTTCGCATCGACGACGCCGCCGACATGCTCGGCATCTCCAAAGACGTGCTATCGCGGCTGGAAAACGGCCGATCGGTCAGTCTCGACAAGGTGTTCAAGGTGTTGAACGGTCTCGGCCTCAACATGCTGGTTTTCACAAATCAGGAAACCAGCGCGGTGCTCGATTACATCGAACCGTTCAACGCGCAGGCGGGCGCCACGGTCACAGCGCCCGGCAGTCCGTCGGAGGCGTCCTGA
- a CDS encoding glycosyltransferase family 4 protein — protein sequence MTTRSIKSLQIGMHWFPERAGGLDRMYYSLIGALPGAGVEVRGVVAGSERVAQDTNGAIQGFGSAAQSLPLRLMAARRALRREIREQRPDVISSHFALYTFPGLDAMRGIPQVSHFQGPWADESHVEGADSLGQRAKRYLEQTVYARSSRLIVLSDAFGRILTSRYGIPADRVRVVPGCVNVDQFNLPLTQNEARLRLQLPLGRPIVLAVRRLVRRMGLEDLIDAVKVVKRRNPDVLLLIAGKGRLQQELQQRIDDAGLGDNVKLLGFVPDEHLASLYRAATISVVPTVALEGFGLITVESLASGTPVLVTPVGGLPEAVAGLSQDLVLPSTGADAIADGLGKALDGTIRLPDSDACRAYARANFDNPVIAKRVAAVYNEAIQAAA from the coding sequence ATGACCACTCGTTCCATCAAATCGCTGCAGATCGGCATGCACTGGTTTCCCGAGCGCGCGGGCGGTCTCGACCGCATGTATTACTCGCTGATCGGCGCGCTGCCCGGCGCGGGCGTCGAAGTGCGGGGCGTCGTCGCGGGCTCGGAGCGCGTCGCGCAGGACACCAACGGCGCGATCCAGGGCTTCGGTTCCGCGGCGCAATCGCTGCCGCTGCGCCTGATGGCCGCGCGCCGCGCGCTGCGCCGCGAGATTCGCGAGCAGCGTCCCGACGTGATCTCGTCGCACTTCGCGCTGTACACGTTTCCGGGCCTCGACGCGATGCGTGGCATCCCGCAGGTGTCGCATTTTCAGGGGCCGTGGGCCGACGAGAGTCATGTCGAAGGCGCGGACTCGCTCGGTCAGCGCGCCAAGCGTTATCTGGAGCAGACCGTGTACGCGCGTTCGTCGCGGCTGATCGTGCTGTCCGATGCGTTCGGCCGCATTCTGACGTCGCGCTACGGCATTCCCGCCGACCGCGTGCGCGTCGTGCCGGGCTGCGTGAACGTCGATCAGTTCAATCTGCCGTTGACGCAAAACGAAGCGCGGCTGCGTCTGCAACTGCCGCTGGGCCGGCCGATCGTGCTGGCCGTGCGGCGTCTCGTGCGGCGCATGGGTCTCGAAGATCTGATCGATGCAGTGAAGGTTGTCAAACGCCGCAATCCGGACGTGCTGCTGCTGATCGCAGGGAAGGGGCGCTTGCAGCAAGAGTTGCAGCAGCGCATCGACGATGCCGGTCTCGGCGACAACGTGAAGCTGCTCGGCTTCGTGCCGGACGAGCATCTGGCGTCGCTCTATCGCGCGGCCACGATCAGCGTCGTGCCGACCGTGGCGCTCGAAGGGTTCGGTTTGATCACCGTCGAATCGCTGGCGTCGGGAACACCCGTGCTGGTGACGCCCGTGGGCGGTCTGCCGGAAGCGGTGGCGGGGCTGTCGCAGGATCTCGTGCTGCCTTCGACGGGCGCGGACGCGATCGCCGATGGCCTGGGCAAGGCGCTGGATGGAACGATCAGGCTGCCGGATTCGGATGCTTGCCGTGCGTATGCGCGGGCCAATTTCGATAATCCGGTGATCGCGAAGCGGGTCGCGGCCGTGTACAACGAGGCGATTCAGGCGGCGGCGTAG
- a CDS encoding glycosyltransferase family 4 protein has protein sequence MRVAIVTHVVRHNDGQGRVNHEIARAALDENIEVTLVASHVAPELLEHPLVRWAPVKIGRFWPTNLLRQQVFALKSAWWLRKHRAEYDVLHVNGFITWMPADVNTAHFVHSGWFNSKYYPFGLSKGLWSAYQFVYTRVNAVLEGWAYRRSRVITAVSQKVATEIAAIGLTPRNRLDVIYNGVDTQGFAAAQGDRTRFKLPEDKFLLLFVGDLRTPRKNLGTVLKALKHLPEHVHMAVAGYLPGSPYPEEAKALGIADRVHFLGLVKEMPVLMHSVDAYVFPSRYEAMSLSLLEAMAAGLPVVTAHTAGGAEIITPECGIVLDDPDDPQALAQAVGRLASNDAQRLAMGRAANELATGFGWARMAQQYIALYRQIAGQREDRRRAKNINDNDAEPLAANVLAGPQRADRA, from the coding sequence TTGAGAGTCGCCATCGTCACGCACGTAGTGCGTCATAACGACGGGCAGGGCCGCGTCAATCACGAGATCGCGCGCGCCGCGCTCGACGAGAACATCGAGGTCACGCTGGTCGCCTCGCATGTCGCGCCCGAACTGCTCGAACATCCGCTGGTGCGCTGGGCGCCCGTGAAAATCGGCCGCTTCTGGCCCACCAATCTGCTGCGCCAGCAGGTGTTCGCATTGAAGAGCGCGTGGTGGCTGCGCAAGCACCGCGCCGAATACGACGTGCTGCACGTCAACGGCTTCATCACGTGGATGCCCGCCGACGTGAACACCGCACACTTCGTCCATAGCGGCTGGTTCAACAGCAAGTACTACCCGTTCGGTTTGAGCAAGGGTCTGTGGTCCGCATATCAGTTCGTCTATACGCGCGTGAATGCCGTGCTCGAAGGCTGGGCGTATCGACGTTCGCGTGTGATCACGGCCGTGTCGCAGAAGGTCGCGACCGAGATCGCCGCGATCGGCCTCACGCCGCGCAACCGGCTCGACGTGATCTACAACGGCGTCGATACGCAGGGCTTTGCCGCCGCGCAGGGCGACCGCACGCGTTTCAAGTTGCCTGAGGACAAGTTCCTGCTGCTGTTCGTCGGCGATCTGCGTACGCCGCGCAAGAATCTCGGCACGGTGCTCAAGGCCTTGAAGCATCTGCCCGAGCACGTGCATATGGCGGTGGCCGGTTATCTGCCGGGCAGTCCGTATCCGGAAGAGGCGAAAGCGCTCGGCATTGCGGACCGCGTGCACTTTCTCGGCCTCGTCAAAGAGATGCCCGTGCTGATGCATTCCGTCGATGCGTACGTGTTTCCGTCGCGCTACGAAGCGATGAGCCTGTCGCTGCTCGAAGCGATGGCGGCGGGTCTGCCTGTCGTGACCGCGCACACGGCGGGCGGGGCGGAGATCATCACGCCCGAATGCGGCATCGTGCTCGACGATCCCGACGATCCGCAGGCGCTCGCGCAAGCCGTGGGACGTCTCGCATCGAACGACGCGCAACGGCTCGCGATGGGCCGCGCGGCCAACGAACTCGCGACGGGCTTCGGCTGGGCGCGCATGGCGCAGCAGTACATCGCGCTGTACCGGCAGATTGCGGGGCAGCGTGAAGACCGCCGCCGCGCGAAAAACATCAATGACAACGACGCCGAACCGCTGGCGGCGAACGTGCTCGCAGGCCCGCAACGCGCGGATCGCGCGTGA
- a CDS encoding glucose-6-phosphate isomerase codes for MSSIARAGIDSATRAVKSVKSDKRQKSEWLPPALLWLVTAMLIVAHQGTVLTLAFPVLSIAVGFWLYFKAPAKYVGYMWWLWFLSPEVRRLADWSKGAFTPTSLIQVAPLAVTMISGLSLIRFYPVLAQRRGLPVLLVLAGLGYAFMIGVVSSGPLAALYDLANWVYPILIGFHIMAHSRRYPEFRETIINTFIWGMLLMGGYGLVQFFIMPQWDALWMLGSQMNSQGDPVPFGVRVFSTMNSSGPFALAMMGAMVYVMAANHRVRWVAGALGFLSFCLSLVRSTWGGWVIAMLIQLAKSNNKVRIRIVASAVLLVGLCVPLLAIGPVAERMQARLDTIVNLHDDQSYAARNEFYATFAKTAFTDVTGEGLGATGTSTKLSNDGGQLGQYGNFDSGVMNIPFVLGWPGTLLYMSGVIWLLVRALRASFKLRDDKFASASLSLALAIFAMLVFTNSLVGTGGLLLFMGVFSIISAAHWQKLNRRRHSFFPGGH; via the coding sequence ATGTCGTCGATTGCACGAGCCGGGATCGATAGCGCCACTCGCGCCGTCAAGAGCGTGAAGAGCGACAAGCGCCAGAAGAGCGAGTGGCTGCCGCCCGCGTTGCTGTGGCTCGTCACGGCGATGCTGATCGTCGCGCATCAGGGCACGGTGCTCACGCTCGCGTTCCCGGTGCTGTCGATCGCCGTCGGTTTCTGGCTGTACTTCAAGGCGCCCGCGAAGTACGTCGGCTACATGTGGTGGCTGTGGTTCCTGAGCCCCGAAGTGCGGCGTCTCGCCGACTGGTCCAAAGGCGCGTTCACGCCGACCAGTCTGATCCAGGTCGCGCCCCTCGCCGTGACGATGATCAGCGGGCTGTCGCTGATCCGCTTTTACCCCGTGCTCGCGCAACGGCGCGGCCTGCCCGTCCTGCTGGTGCTGGCGGGGCTCGGGTACGCGTTCATGATCGGCGTCGTCTCCAGCGGCCCGCTGGCGGCCCTGTACGACCTCGCGAACTGGGTCTATCCGATCCTGATCGGTTTTCACATCATGGCGCACTCGCGCCGGTACCCGGAGTTCCGCGAGACCATCATCAATACCTTCATCTGGGGCATGTTGCTGATGGGCGGCTATGGCCTCGTGCAGTTCTTCATCATGCCGCAGTGGGACGCGCTGTGGATGCTCGGATCGCAGATGAATTCGCAGGGCGACCCGGTGCCGTTCGGCGTGCGCGTATTCAGCACGATGAATTCGTCGGGCCCGTTCGCGCTCGCGATGATGGGCGCGATGGTCTACGTGATGGCCGCGAACCATCGCGTGCGCTGGGTGGCGGGCGCGCTCGGCTTCCTGTCGTTCTGTCTGTCGCTGGTGCGCTCGACATGGGGCGGCTGGGTCATCGCGATGCTGATCCAGCTCGCCAAGTCGAACAACAAGGTGCGTATCCGCATCGTCGCGAGCGCGGTGCTGCTGGTTGGCCTGTGCGTGCCGCTGCTGGCGATCGGCCCGGTCGCCGAGCGGATGCAGGCGCGTCTCGACACGATCGTCAATCTTCACGACGACCAGAGCTACGCCGCGCGTAACGAGTTCTACGCGACCTTCGCGAAAACCGCGTTCACCGATGTGACGGGCGAAGGGCTGGGCGCGACGGGCACCTCGACCAAGCTCTCGAACGACGGCGGCCAGCTCGGCCAGTACGGCAACTTCGACAGCGGCGTGATGAACATTCCGTTCGTGCTCGGCTGGCCGGGCACGCTGCTGTACATGTCGGGCGTGATCTGGCTGCTGGTGCGCGCGCTACGCGCATCGTTCAAATTGCGCGACGACAAGTTCGCGTCCGCTTCGCTGTCGCTCGCGCTGGCGATCTTCGCGATGCTGGTGTTCACCAATTCGCTCGTCGGCACGGGCGGTCTGCTGCTCTTCATGGGCGTGTTTTCGATTATTTCCGCGGCGCACTGGCAGAAGCTGAACAGGCGCCGCCATTCATTCTTTCCTGGAGGCCACTGA
- a CDS encoding glycosyltransferase family 4 protein, with product MTTKVHVHLFYGADPRFYRPGENIGCLYGYHHAESDEFQLSYSQDAKESKPVRLVRRALKTLLGFDLIHTLRNRDEMLRSDVIWTHTEQEWLSAALMLLMNGKREEQPLLLAQSVWLIDKWPNYGLLRRWFYRKLIGRADLLTTLARDNAELCREYFDRDATQLFYGLNTRDFPVQQPKAWQPNTPLRIAAIGNDRDRDWETLIKAVGNDPRFAVRLATRRRIPRALRSLNVQVAPAAGLKKQRELYDWADVVVVPLRPNTHASGITVMLEAAAVGKPMVVTNVGGLEDYFSARAAAYVPPFDADALREALLGLIASPDQALQQAQAASMQLVSRDHTTQHYAQQHVKLTRDLLRQQAQHAHPAQKANASGNARVPSQSRGGM from the coding sequence ATGACGACAAAGGTCCACGTGCATCTTTTTTACGGCGCCGATCCGCGTTTCTATCGACCGGGCGAGAACATCGGCTGCCTGTATGGCTATCACCACGCCGAGTCCGACGAATTCCAGTTGAGCTATTCGCAGGACGCAAAGGAGAGCAAGCCGGTACGTCTCGTGCGCCGCGCGCTGAAGACGCTGCTCGGCTTCGACCTGATCCACACGCTGCGCAACCGCGACGAGATGCTGCGCTCGGACGTGATCTGGACGCACACCGAGCAGGAATGGCTATCGGCCGCGCTGATGCTGCTGATGAACGGCAAGCGCGAGGAGCAACCGCTATTGCTCGCGCAAAGTGTGTGGCTGATCGACAAGTGGCCGAACTATGGGCTGCTGCGTCGCTGGTTCTATCGCAAGCTGATTGGGCGTGCTGATCTTTTGACGACGCTCGCGCGCGATAACGCCGAGTTGTGCCGCGAGTATTTCGACCGCGACGCGACGCAGCTTTTCTACGGGCTGAACACGCGCGATTTTCCCGTGCAGCAGCCAAAGGCATGGCAACCGAATACGCCGCTGCGCATCGCGGCCATCGGCAACGATCGCGACCGTGACTGGGAAACGCTGATCAAGGCCGTCGGCAACGATCCGCGCTTTGCGGTGCGGCTCGCGACGCGACGGCGCATTCCGCGCGCACTGCGTTCGTTGAACGTGCAGGTCGCGCCCGCAGCGGGCCTGAAGAAGCAGCGCGAACTGTACGACTGGGCCGACGTGGTCGTCGTGCCGCTGCGTCCGAACACGCATGCGTCCGGTATCACGGTGATGCTGGAAGCCGCCGCCGTCGGCAAGCCGATGGTCGTGACGAATGTCGGCGGGCTGGAGGATTACTTTTCGGCGCGCGCGGCGGCGTATGTGCCGCCGTTCGACGCCGACGCGCTGCGCGAGGCGCTGCTCGGCCTCATCGCATCGCCCGACCAAGCGCTGCAACAGGCGCAGGCGGCGTCGATGCAGCTCGTGTCGCGCGATCACACGACGCAGCACTATGCGCAGCAGCACGTGAAGCTCACGCGTGATCTGCTGCGTCAGCAAGCGCAGCACGCGCATCCCGCGCAGAAGGCGAACGCCAGTGGAAACGCCCGCGTGCCGTCGCAGAGCCGGGGAGGGATGTAA
- a CDS encoding glycosyltransferase family 2 protein, which translates to MKITVLVPTFRRPQDLARCLAALQKQERVPDEVVVVARPDDEATHACLADPLVVGALPLNVAAVELPGQVAALNRGLDAATGDVIAITDDDAAPHADWVRRIGAAFESDPRLGALGGRDWVHQKGGVLDGSRFLVGKMMKSGKIIGNHHLGVGEAREVDLLKGANMSYRHDAVRTIRFDGRLRGAGAQVHNDMAFSMSVKNAGWKLVYDPRVAVDHYPAERFDEDRRDAQSLTAVRNAAYNLHLILREQLPAGQREVAWWWYALVGTRVYPGALHAVLALTSKGARTKLARWHAVRTGAREARRAFAQQRGTGTGTGVHA; encoded by the coding sequence ATGAAGATAACGGTACTGGTGCCGACCTTTCGCCGCCCGCAGGACCTCGCGCGCTGTCTCGCGGCCTTGCAGAAGCAGGAGCGCGTGCCCGACGAAGTGGTCGTGGTCGCGCGTCCCGATGATGAAGCGACGCATGCATGCCTCGCCGATCCCCTCGTGGTCGGCGCGTTGCCGCTGAACGTCGCGGCCGTCGAATTGCCGGGCCAGGTGGCCGCGCTCAATCGCGGGCTGGATGCTGCGACGGGCGACGTGATCGCCATCACCGACGACGACGCCGCGCCGCACGCGGACTGGGTGCGCCGCATCGGCGCCGCGTTCGAAAGCGATCCGCGCCTGGGCGCGCTCGGCGGACGCGACTGGGTGCATCAAAAGGGCGGCGTGCTCGACGGCTCGCGCTTTCTGGTCGGCAAGATGATGAAGTCGGGCAAGATCATCGGCAACCATCATCTGGGTGTCGGTGAAGCGCGCGAAGTCGATCTGCTCAAGGGCGCGAACATGAGCTACCGGCACGACGCGGTGCGCACGATCCGCTTCGACGGCCGCTTGCGCGGCGCAGGCGCGCAGGTCCACAACGACATGGCGTTCAGCATGAGCGTGAAGAACGCGGGCTGGAAGCTGGTTTACGATCCGCGCGTCGCCGTCGATCACTACCCCGCCGAGCGTTTCGACGAGGACCGCCGCGACGCGCAGTCGCTGACGGCGGTGCGCAACGCCGCGTACAACCTGCATCTGATCCTGCGCGAGCAGTTGCCGGCTGGGCAGCGCGAAGTCGCGTGGTGGTGGTATGCGCTCGTCGGCACGCGTGTTTATCCGGGCGCGCTGCATGCGGTGCTCGCGCTGACGTCGAAAGGGGCGCGCACCAAGCTTGCGCGCTGGCATGCCGTGCGCACGGGCGCTCGCGAAGCGCGCCGGGCGTTTGCGCAGCAGCGCGGCACGGGCACCGGGACGGGGGTGCACGCATGA
- a CDS encoding polysaccharide biosynthesis tyrosine autokinase: MQARTEEEDVVLGQLLQVIIDDIWWLIGIAATIVAIAGFYCYVAKPVYSADAHVRVETSDNTSQALTQTQTGATISTGQSTIPTDAEIEMIKSRGVVAPVVHDMKLNFSIAPKTIPVLGSLAARLATPGQPAKAWLGLGSYAWGGELADVDSLDVTPALEGQKLVLTALDNERYTLMTPDGQLLLRGQAGQPAQGGGVTMLVDKLVARPGTQFTVMRANDLDAIGAFQSAINVQEQGKQTGVISISLEDQSPEHAAAVANALAQSYLLEHIRTKQADASRMLDFLKSEEPRLKSDLERAEAALTAYQSKSGSINASDEAKVYLEGSVQYEQQISALRLQISQLEQRYGDDHPMIKAAQQQMAELQAQRTKYADRFRDLPATEVKAVQLQRDAKVAEDIYVLLLNRVQELSVQKAGTGGNVHIVDAALRPGSPIKPKKALILSAATILGLIIGTGFVFLRRNMFKGIDDPETVERTFHLPVYGLVPLSSEQALLENAAVRGGTRQRAVLANAKPKDVCIESLRSLRTSMQFTLQDSRNHIVMFTGPLPGVGKSFLTINLAVLLAHSGKRVLMIDGDMRRGALEKHLGGSQDNGLSELLSGQISLEEAVRATEIDNLSFISCGRRPPNPSELLMSPRLPLYLDGLGKRYDVILIDTPPVLAVTDASIIGGYAGSTFFVVRSGMHSEGEIADALKRLHSAGVHVQGAIFNAMPPRARGNYDRSYAAVQEYLST; the protein is encoded by the coding sequence ATGCAGGCCAGAACCGAAGAAGAGGACGTGGTCCTCGGCCAACTGCTGCAGGTGATCATCGACGACATCTGGTGGCTGATCGGCATCGCCGCGACCATCGTCGCGATTGCCGGCTTCTACTGCTATGTCGCGAAGCCCGTGTATTCGGCCGATGCGCACGTGCGTGTGGAAACGTCGGACAACACGTCGCAGGCGCTCACGCAGACGCAAACGGGCGCGACGATCTCGACGGGACAGTCGACGATTCCCACCGACGCCGAGATCGAAATGATCAAGAGCCGCGGCGTGGTCGCGCCCGTGGTTCACGACATGAAGCTGAACTTCTCGATCGCGCCGAAGACGATTCCCGTGCTCGGCAGCCTCGCCGCGCGTCTCGCGACGCCGGGCCAGCCCGCCAAGGCGTGGCTCGGCCTCGGCTCGTATGCGTGGGGCGGCGAATTGGCCGACGTCGATTCGCTCGACGTGACGCCTGCGCTCGAAGGCCAGAAGCTGGTCCTCACCGCGCTCGACAACGAACGCTACACGCTGATGACGCCCGACGGCCAGTTGCTGTTGCGCGGCCAGGCCGGCCAGCCGGCACAGGGCGGCGGCGTCACGATGCTGGTCGACAAGCTCGTCGCGCGGCCCGGCACACAGTTCACGGTGATGCGCGCGAACGACCTCGACGCGATCGGCGCGTTCCAGTCGGCGATCAACGTGCAGGAGCAGGGCAAGCAGACGGGCGTGATCTCGATCTCGCTCGAAGACCAGAGCCCCGAGCACGCGGCGGCCGTCGCCAATGCGCTCGCGCAGTCGTATCTGCTGGAGCACATCCGCACCAAGCAGGCCGACGCGAGCCGGATGCTCGACTTTCTGAAGAGTGAAGAGCCGCGCCTGAAGTCCGATCTGGAACGCGCGGAAGCGGCGTTGACGGCGTATCAGAGCAAGAGCGGCTCGATCAACGCGAGCGATGAGGCGAAGGTCTATCTGGAAGGCAGCGTGCAGTACGAGCAGCAGATCTCCGCCTTGCGTCTGCAGATTTCGCAGCTCGAACAGCGCTATGGCGACGATCACCCGATGATCAAGGCCGCGCAGCAGCAGATGGCCGAACTCCAGGCGCAGCGCACGAAATACGCTGACCGTTTCCGCGATCTGCCCGCTACCGAAGTGAAGGCCGTGCAGCTGCAGCGCGACGCGAAGGTCGCCGAAGACATCTACGTGCTGCTGCTCAACCGCGTACAGGAACTGTCCGTGCAGAAAGCAGGCACGGGCGGCAACGTGCATATCGTCGACGCCGCGTTGCGCCCCGGTTCGCCCATCAAGCCGAAGAAGGCGCTGATTCTGTCGGCAGCGACGATTCTCGGGCTGATCATCGGCACGGGTTTCGTGTTCCTGCGCCGCAATATGTTCAAGGGAATCGACGACCCCGAAACGGTCGAGCGCACGTTCCATTTGCCCGTCTATGGTCTCGTGCCGCTGTCGTCCGAACAGGCGCTGCTGGAGAACGCCGCAGTGCGCGGCGGCACGCGTCAGCGCGCGGTGCTCGCAAACGCGAAGCCGAAGGACGTGTGTATCGAAAGCCTGCGCAGCCTGCGCACGTCGATGCAGTTCACGCTGCAGGATTCGCGCAACCACATCGTGATGTTCACGGGTCCGCTGCCCGGCGTCGGCAAGAGTTTCCTGACGATCAACCTCGCCGTTCTGCTCGCGCATTCGGGCAAGCGCGTGCTGATGATCGACGGCGACATGCGGCGCGGCGCGCTCGAAAAGCATCTCGGCGGCTCGCAGGACAACGGCCTGTCGGAGTTGCTGAGCGGGCAGATTTCGCTGGAAGAAGCGGTGCGCGCGACGGAAATCGACAACCTGTCGTTCATTTCGTGCGGCCGCCGTCCGCCGAACCCGTCCGAACTGCTGATGTCGCCGCGGCTGCCGCTGTACCTCGACGGGCTGGGCAAGCGCTACGACGTGATCCTGATCGACACGCCGCCCGTGCTGGCCGTGACCGACGCGTCGATCATCGGCGGCTATGCGGGTTCGACGTTCTTCGTCGTGCGCTCGGGCATGCACAGCGAAGGCGAGATCGCCGATGCGTTGAAGCGCCTGCATTCGGCGGGCGTGCACGTGCAGGGCGCGATTTTCAACGCGATGCCGCCGCGCGCGCGCGGCAACTACGACCGCAGCTACGCGGCCGTGCAGGAATACCTGAGCACCTGA